A genomic region of Solanum dulcamara chromosome 2, daSolDulc1.2, whole genome shotgun sequence contains the following coding sequences:
- the LOC129871510 gene encoding uncharacterized mitochondrial protein AtMg00860-like gives MALLGYIVGADGIRVDTLKIEAVKNWPRPTIPTEVRSFLGLTSYYRISVEKFASISTVLSRLTQKGVKFQWTRACQRTFKLLKENLTTTPVLTLPEVPYGYIIYCDASGVEIGCVLMQQGQVIAYTSRQLKKYERRDR, from the coding sequence ATGGCACTTCTGGGATATATTGTTGgggctgatggtattcgagtagatacacTGAAGATCGAGGCCGTAAAGAACTGGCCTAGGCCGACGATACCTACAGAGGTACGCAGCTTCTTGGGATTAACAAGTTATTATAGGATATCTGtagagaaatttgcttcaatttcaACAGTACTGTCAAGATTAACTCAGAAGGGAGTCAAATTCCAGTGGACTCGTGCCTGTCAACGAACCTTTAAGTTATTGAAAGAGAATTTGACTACTACtccagttctaactcttccagaGGTACCATATGggtatattatttattgtgatgcttcgggtgtGGAAataggttgtgtcttgatgcagcAAGGCCAAGTTATAGCGTACACTTCCCGGCagcttaaaaaatatgaaagaagggataggtaA